Proteins co-encoded in one Prescottella sp. R16 genomic window:
- a CDS encoding SDR family oxidoreductase, whose protein sequence is MEELRFDGQVALITGVSTFGLGLAYATQLAERGCAIAVNDLGRDWAGGTSEPGTAEAVRTITDGGGTAVGVSGDVVSDADDIVHRTLDSFGRLDIVINNAGAGGDFDTLVDVHLRGAHRITEAAWPHLAETGAGRILNISSNGSFGAPAMPGYAAAKGGILSLTRTQAILGRRDGIRSNAILPAAWTRSTAGIDNTEFAEFMRTHFPARAVAAFAAYLLHTETVVSGESFTVGGGLVSRVVQAETQGALSGDHNPEAWSTLIDDVMADSSMTVSTSMWSQLDAFVGRMGENVRADWETARIQPDTDAKVAS, encoded by the coding sequence ATGGAAGAGCTTCGGTTCGACGGACAGGTCGCACTGATCACCGGCGTGTCCACTTTCGGGCTCGGACTCGCCTACGCCACCCAGCTGGCCGAACGGGGCTGCGCGATAGCGGTCAACGATCTCGGTCGAGACTGGGCCGGCGGCACGAGCGAGCCCGGAACGGCCGAGGCGGTGCGGACGATCACGGACGGGGGTGGGACTGCCGTGGGCGTCAGCGGTGACGTCGTCTCCGACGCGGACGACATCGTGCACCGCACACTCGACTCGTTCGGGCGCCTCGACATCGTGATCAACAATGCCGGCGCGGGCGGTGACTTCGACACCCTCGTCGACGTCCATCTGCGCGGAGCGCACCGCATCACCGAAGCCGCGTGGCCGCATCTCGCCGAAACCGGCGCGGGACGGATCCTCAACATCTCGTCGAACGGCAGCTTCGGTGCGCCCGCAATGCCGGGGTACGCGGCCGCCAAGGGCGGAATCCTCTCACTGACCCGCACCCAGGCCATCCTGGGCAGACGCGACGGGATCCGTTCGAACGCGATACTCCCGGCTGCATGGACACGATCCACCGCGGGAATCGACAACACCGAGTTCGCCGAGTTCATGCGAACACACTTCCCCGCACGCGCAGTCGCCGCGTTCGCCGCCTACCTGCTGCACACCGAAACCGTCGTCAGCGGCGAATCCTTCACCGTCGGAGGAGGTTTGGTCTCACGCGTGGTCCAGGCGGAAACGCAGGGAGCCCTGTCCGGCGACCACAACCCGGAAGCATGGTCGACCCTGATCGACGACGTCATGGCCGACAGCAGCATGACCGTCTCCACCTCGATGTGGTCGCAACTCGACGCCTTCGTCGGCCGCATGGGCGAGAACGTGCGTGCCGACTGGGAAACCGCACGGATACAGCCGGACACCGACGCCAAGGTCGCGTCCTGA
- a CDS encoding alpha/beta hydrolase — translation MLELDPDVAAYLGTRENWVPMHVAGVDAARAAFDAVPQPPGPPMHHVEDHIVPGPHGPLRIRAYRPRAAAGLPAIVYFHGGGLIIGSIDHFDRLARLIAQACDAVVLGVDYRLAPEHPFPVANDEAYFATQWAADSATRLGIDPHRIALAGDSAGAALAAGTTLQTRDQGGTPITFQLLIYAGLDRDDTKPSVHEFADGPIITAGDFAWTKNLYLGDDPATDHPYGVPSLAEDLAGLPPAIVVTASHDPSRDGAEEYGERLRDAGVQTALLRYPGVAHGFLMHADRHVRARLALAEIGGIVRAKFAAT, via the coding sequence ATGCTCGAACTCGACCCCGACGTCGCGGCGTACCTGGGCACACGCGAGAACTGGGTGCCCATGCACGTAGCCGGAGTGGACGCCGCACGGGCCGCCTTCGACGCAGTACCGCAACCACCGGGCCCGCCCATGCACCACGTCGAAGACCACATCGTGCCGGGTCCCCACGGGCCACTGCGTATCCGCGCCTACCGTCCGCGTGCCGCTGCGGGACTCCCCGCGATCGTCTACTTCCACGGAGGCGGACTGATCATCGGCAGTATCGACCATTTCGACCGGCTTGCGCGGCTGATCGCACAGGCTTGCGATGCTGTCGTCCTCGGTGTCGACTACCGGCTCGCACCCGAACATCCGTTCCCGGTCGCGAACGACGAGGCGTACTTCGCGACACAATGGGCCGCGGACAGCGCCACCCGACTGGGTATCGACCCACACCGGATCGCATTGGCGGGCGACAGCGCGGGCGCGGCACTGGCCGCGGGGACGACACTGCAAACCCGCGATCAGGGCGGTACACCGATCACGTTCCAACTACTGATCTATGCGGGTCTCGACCGCGATGACACGAAACCGTCGGTGCACGAGTTCGCGGACGGCCCCATCATCACCGCGGGTGACTTCGCCTGGACGAAGAACCTCTACCTCGGCGACGACCCAGCCACGGACCACCCGTACGGTGTGCCCTCACTCGCCGAGGATCTTGCGGGACTGCCGCCCGCGATCGTCGTCACCGCCTCCCACGATCCCAGCCGCGACGGTGCCGAGGAATACGGAGAAAGGCTGCGTGACGCCGGCGTCCAGACAGCCCTGCTCAGGTATCCCGGTGTCGCACACGGGTTCCTGATGCACGCGGACCGTCACGTACGGGCCCGGCTGGCACTCGCGGAGATCGGGGGCATCGTGCGCGCCAAGTTCGCCGCGACCTGA
- a CDS encoding TetR/AcrR family transcriptional regulator, which translates to MESETGHVPSLRDVQKQRTRAHFVDVAARLMSEHGYRGTTIDDIARVAGASRATLYSYFPSKDAIVRAIVLESWDRAEELYADFGRLGEWTRPSIRTWVEHVVEVWEASSSRLRVQSAGLVQFDEFYIDYHRRFISALTANTELWGRFDAAETERRALLLISGLELFLNTWMVRGWSVDRDGAIDTITDVWHSTLSPG; encoded by the coding sequence ATGGAAAGCGAGACAGGGCACGTTCCGTCGTTGCGTGATGTGCAGAAACAGCGGACGCGCGCCCACTTCGTCGACGTCGCCGCTCGTTTGATGAGTGAGCACGGGTACCGCGGGACGACCATCGACGACATCGCTCGGGTCGCCGGCGCGAGCCGGGCCACGCTGTACTCGTATTTCCCCAGTAAGGATGCGATCGTCCGGGCGATCGTGCTCGAGTCGTGGGATCGCGCGGAGGAGCTCTACGCCGACTTCGGTCGGCTCGGCGAGTGGACTCGGCCGTCCATCCGTACCTGGGTCGAGCACGTCGTCGAGGTGTGGGAGGCCAGTAGTTCCCGGTTGCGGGTCCAGTCCGCGGGGCTGGTTCAGTTCGACGAGTTCTACATCGACTACCACCGGCGGTTCATTTCCGCCCTGACCGCGAACACCGAACTGTGGGGGCGGTTCGACGCCGCCGAGACCGAGCGGCGTGCGCTTCTCCTCATCAGTGGTCTCGAGCTGTTCCTCAACACGTGGATGGTGCGAGGGTGGTCGGTCGATCGCGACGGTGCGATCGACACGATCACCGATGTCTGGCATTCCACCCTCTCACCGGGGTGA
- a CDS encoding SIMPL domain-containing protein encodes MTNPVTITVTGHGERSVAPNRCVVRVSIEFDGSSRAEAADAATSSAAALTDAIRGVEHDLSRWSLDRVQHSRYRPYHPEGERLPWNYRSTATGAVTVRNLDAVAAIVDRLAGIEGVDVTGIGWSLTRKRHAKVVARVRDLAVQDALAKAHGYADSLGFENVTAVALADPGLLDGHRPDAGMPVMRSMAASGPAHGDRPTVELVPEKLRITADVEARFEAR; translated from the coding sequence ATGACGAACCCTGTCACGATCACCGTCACCGGCCATGGCGAGCGTTCCGTTGCCCCGAACCGGTGCGTGGTCCGTGTGAGTATCGAGTTCGACGGCTCGAGCCGTGCCGAAGCAGCGGATGCCGCGACCTCGTCGGCGGCAGCCCTCACCGACGCGATCCGTGGGGTCGAGCACGATCTGTCGCGCTGGTCGCTGGATCGGGTGCAGCATTCCCGCTACCGCCCGTATCACCCGGAGGGCGAGAGGCTGCCGTGGAACTATCGGTCGACTGCGACCGGCGCGGTGACGGTCCGCAATCTCGATGCGGTCGCCGCGATCGTGGATCGGCTGGCCGGGATCGAGGGCGTCGACGTCACCGGTATCGGCTGGAGTCTCACCCGCAAGAGGCATGCGAAAGTAGTTGCGCGGGTGCGTGATCTGGCGGTGCAGGATGCTCTCGCGAAGGCGCATGGTTATGCCGACAGTCTCGGTTTCGAGAATGTCACCGCGGTCGCGCTCGCCGATCCGGGTCTGCTCGACGGACACCGCCCCGACGCCGGTATGCCCGTGATGCGGTCGATGGCGGCGTCGGGGCCCGCGCACGGTGATCGGCCCACCGTCGAACTGGTCCCGGAGAAGCTGCGGATCACCGCGGATGTGGAGGCACGATTCGAGGCGCGGTGA
- a CDS encoding NfeD family protein encodes MIALAVSALVVGVALIVLEAHVPTFGVLGIAGTALVGVGVWLLIESGGFGFEVAVPVTVGVAAVGLGTVAVTGRKVLRARRAPVQGDVDSLVGADAVVRTWDGDRGQVQTGGELWSARMEFGYPGTPTVGESVVVEQVHGLTLGVRRRESWELPC; translated from the coding sequence ATGATTGCGTTGGCGGTATCGGCGCTGGTGGTGGGTGTGGCGCTGATCGTGCTCGAAGCCCACGTCCCGACCTTTGGTGTGCTCGGCATCGCCGGCACAGCCCTGGTTGGCGTCGGCGTGTGGCTGCTCATCGAATCCGGGGGCTTCGGATTCGAGGTGGCCGTGCCGGTGACCGTGGGTGTCGCCGCCGTCGGGCTCGGAACCGTCGCCGTCACCGGACGGAAAGTCCTACGGGCCCGCCGCGCCCCCGTCCAAGGCGACGTCGATTCGCTCGTCGGAGCCGACGCCGTCGTCCGCACCTGGGACGGCGACCGGGGCCAGGTGCAGACCGGTGGCGAACTGTGGAGCGCCCGAATGGAGTTCGGCTACCCCGGAACACCGACCGTGGGGGAGTCCGTCGTCGTCGAACAGGTGCACGGGCTGACGCTGGGCGTACGGCGTCGTGAATCGTGGGAGCTGCCATGTTGA
- a CDS encoding slipin family protein, with translation MTTIVLAVLVVALAAVVIASASVRVLREYERGVLFRLGRLVDLKGPGLVLLIPAIDRMVRVSLRTVTLNVPVQEVITRDNVPVKVTAVVYFRVVDADRSILAVEDYVAATSQIAQTTLRSILGKAELDALLAERERLNEDLQKVIDQQTEPWGVKVSTVEIKDVEIPRDMQRAIARQAEAERERRAKIINAEAEYQASSRLAEAADVISRNPTTLQLRYLQTLGEIGGENTSTVVFPMPIDLIRPFLGSAGDASGPVETPAASSIGTETPALRGRSDMEALIAGWTSLAADAQKMHR, from the coding sequence TTGACCACCATCGTTCTGGCCGTGCTCGTCGTCGCACTGGCGGCAGTGGTGATCGCATCGGCGTCGGTGCGGGTGCTACGCGAATACGAGCGCGGCGTCCTGTTCCGGCTCGGCCGCCTCGTCGACCTGAAAGGACCCGGACTGGTGCTGCTGATCCCGGCGATCGACCGGATGGTGCGGGTCAGCCTGCGGACCGTCACATTGAACGTGCCCGTGCAGGAAGTGATCACCCGCGACAACGTGCCCGTCAAGGTCACCGCCGTCGTGTACTTCCGCGTCGTCGACGCCGACCGCTCGATCCTCGCAGTGGAGGACTACGTGGCGGCCACATCACAGATCGCGCAGACCACCCTCCGTTCGATCCTCGGCAAAGCCGAACTCGACGCCCTGCTGGCCGAGCGGGAACGCCTCAACGAGGACCTGCAGAAAGTGATCGACCAGCAAACCGAACCGTGGGGTGTGAAAGTCAGCACCGTCGAAATCAAAGACGTCGAGATTCCCCGCGACATGCAACGCGCCATCGCCCGCCAAGCCGAAGCCGAACGCGAACGCCGCGCCAAAATCATCAACGCCGAAGCCGAATATCAGGCATCGTCGCGGCTCGCCGAAGCCGCCGACGTCATCAGCCGCAACCCCACCACCCTGCAACTCCGCTACCTGCAAACCCTCGGAGAAATCGGCGGCGAGAACACCTCCACAGTCGTGTTCCCGATGCCCATCGACCTGATCCGGCCGTTCCTCGGCTCCGCGGGTGACGCCAGCGGCCCCGTTGAGACTCCGGCCGCTTCATCGATCGGCACCGAGACGCCCGCGCTGCGGGGACGCAGCGACATGGAAGCACTCATCGCCGGCTGGACGTCTCTGGCTGCCGACGCACAGAAGATGCACAGGTAG
- a CDS encoding DUF3558 domain-containing protein: MRAALGIVGAVLVLAGCSSGTVAGDAGPVGKTAGEPVFSPCDDIPDDAVRAVGMDPATEERDIMDVHQPGWNICMWNNDTHFVTVFSSAYTLDDVRQNPDFEEFVPVDLAGREAFTFRDVSDRVRSRCDVATAVFGRAVMVSVSESGKTLTAEAPCDAALRVAQVFEPYLPE, encoded by the coding sequence GTGCGTGCAGCACTGGGGATCGTAGGAGCGGTGCTCGTGCTGGCCGGATGCTCGTCGGGAACAGTGGCCGGGGACGCAGGACCGGTCGGGAAAACAGCCGGGGAGCCGGTGTTCAGTCCGTGCGACGACATCCCCGACGACGCCGTGCGGGCAGTGGGCATGGATCCGGCGACGGAAGAGCGCGACATTATGGACGTGCACCAGCCGGGGTGGAACATCTGCATGTGGAATAACGACACCCACTTCGTCACGGTTTTCTCGTCGGCATACACCCTCGACGACGTACGGCAGAACCCGGACTTCGAAGAGTTCGTACCGGTGGACCTGGCAGGGCGGGAGGCGTTCACGTTCCGTGACGTGAGCGACCGAGTGAGGTCTCGCTGTGACGTCGCGACGGCGGTGTTCGGTCGTGCGGTGATGGTCTCGGTGTCTGAGTCAGGGAAGACCTTGACGGCAGAAGCACCGTGCGATGCAGCGTTGCGTGTAGCTCAGGTATTCGAGCCGTATCTACCTGAGTAG
- a CDS encoding IS3 family transposase (programmed frameshift), with protein MPRPYPAEFRRDVVAVARKGDAPLSRIAKDFGISEATLHNWLKKADIEDGVRPGVTEQESAELRELRKRNRLLEQENEILRRAAAFFARELPPKMTYPLVLDLAADGIAVAVTCRVLGFSTQAFYKWCQDPVSQRDWDDAHLINAAFTIHADDPAFGYRFIADELPSRGITAGENRVQRLCSQQRIWSAFAKKRGLSRKSGPPVHDDLVAREFAADRPDKLWLTDITEHHTDEGKLYLCAIKDCFGGRIVGYSIDSRMTSELAVAALRNAIALRGPAGTIVHSDRGSQFRSRRFVELLSAKGLRGSMGRVGACGDNAAMESFFSLLQKNVLDRQRWASRDELRMAIVIWIERTYHRRRRQRGLGKLTPVEYETLNQAPLAA; from the exons ATGCCCAGGCCCTACCCCGCAGAGTTCCGCCGCGACGTCGTCGCCGTCGCCCGCAAGGGCGATGCGCCGTTGTCCCGGATCGCGAAGGACTTCGGAATCTCCGAGGCCACACTGCACAACTGGCTCAAGAAGGCCGACATCGAGGACGGTGTCCGTCCCGGCGTGACCGAGCAGGAGTCCGCCGAGCTGCGTGAACTGCGCAAACGCAACCGCCTGCTCGAGCAGGAGAACGAGATCCTGCGGCGGGCCGCGGCGTTCTTCGCCCGCGAGTTGC CCCCCAAAATGACCTACCCGCTGGTCCTCGACCTTGCCGCCGACGGCATCGCCGTCGCGGTGACCTGCCGGGTGCTCGGATTCTCCACCCAAGCGTTCTACAAGTGGTGCCAGGACCCTGTCTCGCAGCGTGATTGGGACGACGCCCACCTGATCAACGCCGCTTTCACCATCCACGCCGACGACCCGGCGTTCGGGTACCGGTTCATCGCGGACGAGCTCCCGAGCCGAGGTATCACCGCCGGCGAGAACAGGGTGCAGCGGTTGTGCTCACAGCAGCGGATCTGGTCGGCCTTCGCGAAGAAACGCGGTCTGAGCCGCAAGTCCGGACCGCCAGTCCACGACGACCTCGTCGCCCGCGAATTCGCTGCGGACAGGCCCGACAAGCTGTGGCTGACCGACATCACCGAGCACCACACCGATGAGGGCAAGCTCTACCTGTGTGCGATCAAGGACTGCTTCGGGGGCCGGATCGTCGGCTACTCGATCGATTCCCGCATGACCTCCGAGCTGGCAGTGGCGGCGTTGCGGAACGCGATCGCCCTCCGTGGCCCGGCGGGGACGATCGTGCATTCCGACAGGGGCAGTCAATTTCGTTCCAGAAGATTCGTGGAACTGTTGTCCGCCAAAGGGTTACGGGGTTCGATGGGGCGTGTCGGGGCGTGTGGCGACAATGCGGCGATGGAGTCGTTCTTCTCGCTGCTGCAGAAAAATGTCCTCGACCGGCAGCGCTGGGCTTCTCGCGACGAACTCCGCATGGCGATCGTGATCTGGATCGAACGCACCTACCACCGTCGGCGTCGTCAACGCGGCCTCGGCAAGCTCACCCCGGTCGAGTATGAGACCCTCAATCAGGCCCCACTCGCGGCCTGA